A region of Solanum dulcamara chromosome 7, daSolDulc1.2, whole genome shotgun sequence DNA encodes the following proteins:
- the LOC129894165 gene encoding tRNA-specific adenosine deaminase TAD3 produces the protein MKNIESVSTQVCKIIHIPEKPSFLPHLQPTVNVLASVIEPKDANTLVRKLNQIAPLEKLQHVKRVRKKCIDGGKPQLSLLLCMTFGNDGEDDRMPYEIFELVKSYQLSTFITKVCKYAATSKEEWDEQCKLWPTSYHPPTYNISGITGFSEEESQSVFGFMRHTINLAASSIGQVVNAAVIVDPSTKQVIASACDQVISSASLANEVSKEGSCSNYLENLKSSNLENQQTSLLDSSIGEFKHITNNIACVHPWQWALQSSGCWHPLRHAAIVAIEYSAARDLQLFPDYKAPSPLKRQKIKESDFQSNGHSYQLLRPYLCTGYDIYLAWEPCAMCAMALVHQRVRRIFFSSPNSSAGALGSIHRLQGERSLNHHYAVFRVVLPEEVFRNTVVDVKTSGIG, from the coding sequence ATGAAGAATATAGAGAGTGTATCTACACAAGTGTGCAAAATCATTCACATACCTGAAAAGCCATCCTTTCTTCCTCACCTCCAACCCACAGTTAACGTGCTTGCTTCTGTCATTGAACCCAAAGATGCCAATACTCTAGTCAGAAAGCTGAATCAGATTGCACCACTGGAAAAATTGCAGCATGTGAAGCGTGTGCGGAAGAAGTGCATTGATGGGGGCAAACCTCAATTATCTCTGCTTTTATGTATGACTTTTGGAAATGATGGTGAGGATGATCGCATGCCATACGAGATTTTTGAACTTGTCAAATCATACCAGTTGAGTACTTTCATCACAAAAGTTTGCAAATATGCTGCAACATCTAAAGAAGAATGGGATGAACAGTGCAAGCTCTGGCCTACTTCGTATCATCCGCCAACCTACAACATCAGCGGCATAACTGGATTTAGTGAAGAGGAGTCACAATCAGTTTTCGGTTTCATGAGACATACCATTAATTTGGCAGCATCTTCTATTGGTCAGGTGGTCAATGCTGCTGTTATTGTAGATCCTTCAACTAAGCAGGTCATTGCAAGTGCTTGTGATCAGGTAATATCCTCAGCCAGTCTTGCAAATGAGGTCAGCAAGGAAGGTAGCTGCTCTAACTATCTAGAAAACCTCAAATCCTCTAATTTGGAAAACCAGCAAACGTCACTTTTGGACAGTTCAATTGGTGAATTTAAACATATAACTAATAATATTGCTTGTGTACATCCTTGGCAATGGGCACTGCAAAGCTCTGGTTGCTGGCATCCTTTGCGGCATGCGGCTATTGTAGCGATTGAATATTCTGCTGCCAGGGATCTACAACTTTTTCCTGATTACAAAGCTCCATCTCCTTTGAAAAGACAGAAGATCAAGGAGTCTGACTTCCAAAGCAATGGCCATAGTTATCAATTGCTCAGACCTTATCTATGTACTGGATATGACATTTATTTGGCCTGGGAGCCATGTGCGATGTGCGCAATGGCGCTTGTCCATCAAAGAGTTAGACggatatttttttcttccccAAATTCCAGTGCTGGTGCACTAGGAAGTATTCACAGACTGCAAGGGGAGCGGAGCTTAAATCACCATTATGCTGTTTTCAGGGTCGTGCTGCCTGAGGAGGTGTTCAGGAATACAGTTGTAGATGTAAAGACTTCTGGAATTGGTTGA